In Leptolyngbya iicbica LK, the genomic stretch ACTACACGCTGTTGGCTGGTGGCTGCCCTGGTGCCGGGTGCTTGTTCACCACAGGCAGGGCTGACGGCTCCTAACAGCGTCAAACCGGATAGTGTCAGAAAATTTCGCCGCTGCATGAATGACCTCAATTTCGCCTAGTTTGCCCAATATGCGGTTTGGCGAATGCACCGATGATCGTGGCAGGGGACGGGTCCCTGTCGGCTCAACCGATGTGGTTTGGAACAGTTCAAGGGACCCGTCCCCTTGAGCGGCTGGCGATCGCTGTTTTTTTATCTTTGGGAGTGACGCGATCAGGCCGATGATGGGCAGTGCCAGCAGCCCGCTCAGGTGCCAAGTCAGGCTCAGGGGCATTCATGCCGGGTCGGTCTATCGCGGTCATGCTGGATGCGTGGGTGCTTGGGCTAAAATCCTAAAGCAGCAATGAGCTGCATGATTGACGCGGGATTGGCGTTAGTCTGTGGAATGAAAATCGCCTCTCGGCCGAGCTGATGAGTGAAGTGCCCACTAACGATAAAACGCCGGATTGGAGTCGCTTACAGCGGGCGCTGATGGTGGAAGCTGAGCGGGGCTTCAATGATCTGGAGGGGCATCAGCAGCGGTTTAGTGAGTTTTTGCACGGCGAGTTGGCGTCGCCGCCGGAGCCGTTGTCAGAGGACAAACGAGGCGTGTGGCGATCGCTGGCCGCCGATTACCGTCGCTATGGTGAAATGAGTTTTGCGGCCCGTCAGTACCTTGTCGCCGAAACCCGCAAGACCATTTACGAAACCCAGAAGTCTTTAGAACAGGCCACACCCGCTGCCAAAACTCAAAAGTCCACGGCTAAGGCAGCTGCGGGGAAATCGTCTCGTGCGGGGAATCAGAATAGTCAGGAAAAATCGGGGAGATCGCCCGCTACCCACTCGGCCTTTTCCAGCAAGACACCGCCGTTAGAGCAGCCCGTCACCTATCTGAAGGGCGTCGGGCCGAAGAATGCGGAACGGTTGGCAAAACTGGGCATTTTCACTGCGCTGGACTTGCTGCACTACTATCCCCGCGACTACATTAACTACGCCCAACAGGTCGCCATTCGGGAGCTGCAGCCGGGGGAGACGGTGACCCTGGTGGGTACCGTGACGCGATCGACCTGCTTCAGCAGTCCTAAAAATCCCAATCTCACGATTCAAGAATTGGTGCTCAAAGACTCCACTGGGCAACTGCGCATCACCAAATTCTGGCCGGGGAAGCGGTTTCGCAATGCGGGGTGGCAACAGGGGCAAAAGCGGAAGTATCCCACCGGGGCGATCGTCGCGGCATCGGGCCTGGTCAAGAAGAATAAATACGGCATCACCCTCGACAGCCCTGATTTGGAAGTGCTGGATGGGCCGGATGGCGATCCCGAGTCGCTGACGGTGGGGCGCATTGTGCCCGTGTATCCGCTAACGGAGGGGGTGGGGGCGACGTTGGTGCGGCGGGCCGTTGCTTCTGCGATGCCCGCGGCCATTGAACTGGTCGATCCCCTGCCGGAAGCGATCCGTCAGGAATTTGGCCTGGTGCCGCTGCCCGTCGCGATCGCCCACATCCACTTTCCCAAGGACGAAGAAGGCTTGCAGGAAGCCCGCCATCGCCTGGTGTTTGATGAATTCTTTTATCTGCAACTGGGTCTGCTGCGCCGCCGCCAAGAACGGCGCAAAGAAGCCACATCGGTGATTTTGCCGCCCACCGGAGCGCTGATCGATCAGTTTTATGACAACCTGCCGTTTGCCTTTACGGGAGCGCAGCAGCGAGTCGTCAACGAAATTTTGACCGATATTCAACAGCCGACGCCGATGAATCGGCTGGTACAGGGCGATGTCGGTTCCGGTAAAACGGTGGTCGCCGTGGTGGCGATTTTGGCGGCCATCCAAGCCGGATACCAAGCAGCGCTGATGGCCCCGACGGAGGTGTTGGCCGAGCAGCACTATCGCAAACTAGTGGGCTGGTTCAACGCGCTGAATTTGCCCGTGGAGTTGCTCACGGGTTCCACGCGCACTGCCAAGCGCAAACAGATTCACAGCGAACTCTTGACGGGGGAACTGCCCCTGCTGGTGGGTACCCACGCCCTGATTGAAGATCCGGTGCAGTTTCAGCGGTTGGGCTTGGTGGCGATCGATGAACAGCATCGCTTTGGCGTGCAGCAGCGGGCGCGGCTCCAGCGCAAGGGCGACAATCCCCATGTGTTGACGCTGACAGCGACCCCGATTCCTCGGACGCTGGCGCTGACCCTGCACGGCGACTTAGAAGTGAGCCAGATTGATGAGTTGCCGCCGGGACGTAAAGCCATCAAAACGACCCTGCTGCGGGGCCGCGATCGCAACCACGCCTACGACCTGATTCGTCGCGAAATTGCCCAGAGGCGACAAGTCTACATTGTGCTGCCCCTGGTGGAAGAGTCGGAAAAGCTGGATTTGCGATCGGCGATCGACGAGCATCAGCGCCTGCAAGAAGTGATTTTTCCCGAATTCAAAGTCGGCCTACTCCACGGACGCATGTCCTCGGCGGAAAAAGACGACGCCATCAGCCAGTTCCGCGACGGCCATACCCACATCCTGGTATCCACCACGGTGGTGGAAGTGGGGGTGGACGTGCCCAACGCCACCGTCATGCTGATCGAACATGCGGAACGGTTTGGCCTTTCCCAACTGCACCAGTTGCGCGGTCGCGTCGGTCGGGGGGCAGCCCAGTCCTTCTGTCTATTGATGAGCAGCACCCGCAACGACCTGGCACTACAGCGACTCAAAGTGCTGGAAGACTCGCAAGACGGTTTCTTTATCTCGGAGATGGACATGCGCTTTCGGGGACCGGGGGAAGTGCTCGGCACTCGCCAATCGGGACTGCCGGACTTTGCGCTGGCGAGCCTGGTGGCGGATCAAGATGCGCTGGCGATCGCCCGTAAAGCTGCCGAATCCTTAATCGAGCAAGACGCCGAACTAACCCATCTCCCAATCCTGCGCAAAGAGCTCCAGCGCCGCTATGAAAAGCTGATGGGCGGCGCAATTTTGACGTGAAGTAAGCTGTTAAGCCTTTAGTTTGCATAGTGGATTCAGTTTCAGGTGCGGTTGGACAGGCGAGGACGCCTATCCAACGAGTTTTTTCTGATATCCCAATACGCAAAGTAGGTGGGTTTTAGCGGAACTTCGGACGCTCCAGGGTTCACGCCATGACTGTGACGTTGAGCGACGCCCAGCGGTTAAACTATGAGAAGACGTAACAAAATGTAAACATGGTCGCGGGACATTCCAAACAAGAGCGAGTCGTTGTGATTGGTGGGGGCATTGGGGGGCTCACCGCCGCTGCCCTGTTGGCTCATCGCGGCTATGACGTCATCACCTTTGACCAAGCGATCGTGCCCGGTGGCTGTGCCTCCACCTTTCGGCGGCGCGGCTTTACCTTTGATGTCGGTGCGACTCAGGTGGCCGGACTGGAACCGGGCGGCATTCACCACGAGATTTTTGCCGAACTCGACATCCCCCTGCCCGCCGCCACCCATTGCGATCCGGCCTGTGCAGTGTATCTGCCGGGTGAGTCGGAGGCGATTTCCGTCTGGCGCGATCGCCAGGCATGGCAAGCTGAGCGGCAGCGGCAGTTTCCCGGCAGTGAGCCGTTCTGGCAGTTGCTCAACACGCTCTTTCAGGCGAGCTGGCGTTTTCAAGGACGGGAGCCCGTGTTGCCGCCGCGTAATGCGTGGGATGTGTGGCAGTTGGTGTCAGCGGTGCGACCCGATACGTTGGTGACTGCGCCATTCACCTTCTCCACTGTCGGGCAGTTGCTGAAAGCATTTGGATTAGCCAGCGATCGCCGCCTCAAGACCTTTTTAGATATGCAGCTCAAGCTGTATTCCCAGGTCAACGCCGACGAAACTGCCCTGCTGTATGCCGCCACCGCTCTCGGCGTCTCGCAAGCCCCGCAGGGACTCTTTCACCTCGAAGGCAGTATGCAGGTGTTGAGCGATCGCCTTGTCGCCGCATTGGAACGGGATGGCGGCAAACTCTTGATGCGCCACAGCGTTGAACAGATTCATACCCAAAACAACCAGGTCACTGGCGTCACCGTGCGCAGTCAAAAAACGGGCCAAACCTGGACCGAACCCGCCGACATTGTGGTGGGCAATGTGACGGTGCAAAGCTTGGTAAAACTGCTCGGTGACGACGCCCCTCAAGGCTATCGCCAACGAGTGGAAAAGCTAGAGGATTCTTCGGGAGCCTTCGTGGTTTATCTCGGCGTGGATCAGGCCGCGATTCCCGCCGACTGTCCGCCCCATCTGCAATTTTTGTATGACTACGACGCTCCCATTGGCGAAAATAATTCGCTGTTTGTCTCGGTCAGCCGTCCCGGCGATGGCCGCGCTCCAGATGGCAAGGCGACGATTATTGCTTCTTCGTTCACCGACTTAACCCAGTGGCAGCAGGCCGATGACTATGCCGCGCTGAAACAGCAATACACCGACACCGCGATCGCGCGCCTCGGCCAATTTTTTGATCTGCGGCCCGATCATTTGGTGCATGTCGAGGCCGGGACTCCCCGTACATTTGAGCGGTTTACGGCGCGCGATCGCGGCGCGGTGGGTGGCCTGGGCATGCGCGTCAGCACCTTCGGCCCCTTCGGTTTTGCCAACCGCACCCCCTTCCAAAACCTGTGGCTCGTAGGTGACTGCACCCATCCCGGCGAGGGCACCGCGGGAGTCAGCTACTCCGCCCAAACCGCCGTCCGCCAAATCGAAGCCTGGTTGCGCTAAAGGGGCACGAGGGCCGGTCATCAATTAATTCCAGTAACCTTGCGACCAGCCTTGCTACGCCTGCCCTCGTTAGATTAACTGGGCGCTGTTTGCCACAGCGGTAAAGGTCATTCGGACGATTGAGTGTTGGGTTTCACTAAGTTTTATGCCTCACTCATTACATTGGGAAACCTTTTAGAAAGGAATGAAATGATTAACTTGAGGTGTATGAAGGCATGAGCGGCACGGATGATGTTAGTAACGCTGCCGGCCCCAATCCAGACCCTCATCACAGGTCTGAATCATGATCACCGGAGATCAAAAATTAGGTGGCATTGGCGACATAGCTGTGCGCCAGCAAGTAGAGGTAGATGATGCTGAATAAGCCCACACAACATTCACCAAAGCAATCCCAAGCCCATCAGTCACGAGTTGAAAAATCGAATTGGGCGTCATGTCGCGCTACTTGCTGGCGCGAGGTGCGTCTCAACCCCTGACGCTCGAATGCGCACCTCACTAGATAGGGAAACGTCAGATGTCTGAAAGATTGACCTATGAAGAGTTGGAGCAGCGAGTGCGGGCGCTGGAAGCGAGCCAAACCCTGCGATCGCAAAGCCTGATGGGTGAATTGCTCGAAAGCATACAGGCTGGGGTCGTGGTTCATGACGGGAACGGCACTGTCATCAACAGCAATACGATCGCGCAGAGCATGCTCGGCCTCACCAGCGAACAGATGTTGGGCAAGGAGTTGACTGATCCGGCTTGGACATTTTTGCGCGAAGACGGCAGTCCATTACCCGTTGAGGAATACCCTGCGGCGCGGGTGCTTGCGACGCAAAAAACCGTTCATAACTTGGTAGTCGGCATTCAGCATGGCCCCACCGCCGAACCCATTTGGGTCCTTAATTCGGCGCATCCTGAGTTTGATGAAACTGGCCACCTCTGCCAAATTGTGACCACCTTTATGGACATTAGTCCCCTGAAAAAAGGTGAGGAACAATATCGCAACTTGTTCGAGAATATGATGCACGAGGTCCATCTCTGGCAGCTCGTGCGGGATGAGCAAGGGGCGATTCAGACCTGGCGATTGTTGGAGGCCAATCCTGCGGCGCTCAACGCCTGGGGCAAAAAACGTTCTGAAGTGGTCGGCAAAACGACCAATGAAATCTTTGCCTATGATGCAACGGCACAGTTCATGCCGATTGTGCAAAAGATTTTTGCAGAGGGCAAACCCTACACCTGGGAAGCCTATTTCCCCCCCACTGATCAGTTCTTCCACATGACCAGTGTTCCCTTTGGGGAATATTTCATGAGCACCGGGGTAGACATTACTCAGCGCAAGCAGATACAACTTGCTCTGGAACAAGAACTCCTGCTGAGTAAAACCCTGTTTAACGTCTCGATTGACGGCATTGTGCTGTTGAACCATCAGGGCAATGTCTTGCAAGCCAGTCACAGCTTTGCCCAGATGCTCGGCTATTCCCTGGCAGAAACTGGCACCCTGAATGTGGTGGATTGGGATGCCCAGTTTTCCCGGGCAGAATTACAGGCCATTCTTGAAGATGAAGTGCTTTTGCCACCTCGGTTTGAAACGCAGCATCGTCGTCAGGATGGTTCGGTCTGTGATGTGGAAATCAGCTACAGCCGCGAAGTCCTGAATGGTGAGGCTGTCCATTTCTGTATTTGTCGGGATGTTAGTGACCGTAAGCAGGCCGAGGCCGAGCGTAATCGGCTGCTGGCTGTCCTGGAAGCCAGCCTCAACGAAATTTATCTGTTCTGGAGTGACACGCTCAAGTTTGAGTATGCGAATCAGGGCGCATTAGAAAACCTGGGCTACTCGCTGGAACAGCTCCAGCAAAAAACACCCCTCGATATTATGCCGGAGCTATCAGCGCCTGAATTGGCACAGCAACTCACGCCCTTGCGGCAAGATCAGGTCTCGAAGTTGCATTTTGAAACCGTGCATCAGCGGGCTGATGGTAGTTGCTATCCGGTCGATGTCTATCTACAGACCACCCACTATGGCGGTCAGCCAGCGTTTTTGGCGATCGCGTTGGATATCAGCGATCGCAAACGGGCTGAGGCCCAACTCATCCACCAGGCATTGCACGATAGCCTGACTGACTTGCCCAATCGCACGTTGTTAAACGATCGGCTGGAACTTGCCCTCAAACGGGCGCAGCAGTCGGCGACTTACCAATTTGCGGTGTTGTTTCTGGACTTGGATCAGTTCAAAGTCGTCAACGACAGCCTGGGGCACCAAGTTGGCGATGAGTTGTTAATTCATGTGGCCCAGAAGCTGCAAACCATTATTCGTCCGGCGGATATTGCGGCTCGACCCGGCGGCGATGAGTTTGTCATCTTGTTAGAGCATCTGTCTGACCTGCAGGCTGCGACTCAAATTGCCGAGCGCATTCTGGCCGATTTCGAACACCCGATCGCAATGTCAGACCACAGTATTTTCATCACCACAAGTATTGGGCTGGTTTGGGGCGATCGTCACTACAACGAGGCATCGAGCTTGCTCCGAGATGCAGATATTGCGCTTTATCGGGCCAAGGCTGCCGGACGCGGCGGTTACGCCATTTTTGATGGGGACATGCACGTCCAGGCCATGAAACGCATGCAACTAGAGCATGACTTACGGGTCGCTGTGGCTCAGCAAGTTTTTGCGCTGCATTATCAACCGATTGTTGATCTCAAGACGCAGCAAATCACGGGATTTGAGGCCCTGATCCGTTGGGACCATCCGACTCGGGGGTTTATCTCGCCAGACGAGTTTATCCCCGTTGCTGAAGAAACTGGGATGATCGCGCCCATCAGTCGCTGGGTGTTGCAGACGGCCTGTGAGCAAGCGGCGCAATGGCGTTCTCAGTGGCCTCACCGTCATCACTTGCGCATGAGCATCAACCTCTCGGGATACGATTTGCGACAGGCGACCCTGGTGGAAACCGTTCAACACGTATTAACGCAAACACAGTTGCCAGCGCATATCCTCACGCTAGAGATTACGGAGAGCATGCTCATTGAGGATATTGAAACGGCCATTGAGCGCTTGCTACAACTGCAGGAATTAGGCGTGCGGATCAGTATTGATGACTTTGGCACCGGCTATTCTTCCCTCAGTTATCTCTACAACCTGCCGGCCAACTATCTCAAAATTGACAAGTCTTTTGTCAGCCAGATGCAGCTGGGCAACACGAACTACAAAATTGTGGAGGCGGTAGTCACGCTGAGTGATCAGCTAGGGCTCGCGGCGATCGCGGAAGGCATTGAAACGCCTCAACAACTCAACTGGCTGGAAGCGCTGGGGTGTGAACTCGGTCAAGGTTATTTGCTGTCTCGACCACTATCAACCGAAGCCGCCACGGCACTTTTGTCAGCACAGTCCACTTAAATCGACAACGCTGCGGTCTGGTGTTTGACTTGTCTGTCGTTGTTGACCAGCGCTACTTGTGGGGGGCAGCTACAGTAAAGCCTCTTGTTCAACGATCACGCGACTGAGATCAAGATTGGGGTTGGGGTCGCCATTCACCGTCAAATACCCTAAATCCAATAAAAACGACTCTAGCGCCTCAGGATAGTCAGCAAATGTGCCGATCTCTTCACCATCGGTGCTGTATTCCGTCAGGCCCCAAGTATCGGTGTCATCGTAATGGGCCAGCATGTAGTCCCAGCCAGACTCATATTCACCCATGAGAATTTTTTGGCCCACATATCCGGCCAAGATGCTATTTGCCCCCAGGCCAGGGTGATCGCGCGTATGTTCGTACATGGTGTAGGCGGTCGATCGCAGTCGGTCAGGAAATTGTCGCGTTGTGTCAATCAGGGAACCGTTGCGAAACGTGAGAAAAATATTCGGCGGCCAAGAACTCGCATAGCTGCCGAAAGCGTACAAAAATCGCTGGTCAGCACTCAAAAATTCGCTGTAGCCATCACCATCCAAATCTTCAAAGCCACCCGCTCCCGCCGCATCTAATGGATAGGTCAAGGTGCGATGCAGGCGATCGCCCTGCGCCGAGTAAATGGTGTAGATACTGCAACAGTGAGCTCCGCCCGTATAGCGATGAAAAATGACCTCAGGCACCCCATCGGGATCAAGATTTTGCAAGCTAAAGTCAGCAAACCGAAAATCAACTTCTTGACGCACTTGGGTCTGAAATTCGTCGTTGACATAGACCTCATAGGTCAAATATTGCGTTTCACCCGTGTCGTAATTGAGGGGATCAAACTCAATAATGATGACTTTGGTCGGGCCAGCGGTTAATGCTTGATTCCGCAGCGGCATCTCCCCTAATTCCAGTGTTGCCAGTGGCTCGGCTTGGGTGGGGGTGCCGATGGTGAGGGCGATCGCACTGCCCATTACCAGTGTCGCAACCGTCGACCAGCTTGACTGATGCGAGTATCCATTGGGCTGATTCAAGGTGATCCCTGTCATGCTGGTTTCTCTCCGTCGTCGTCAACTATTTTCAGGTTACTGATGGATCAAGCTTCTCACTACGACAAAATCATTCCGGGAACTTGCTGCAAGTTTTTAGCAATTGGCCTTAACTGTCTGCCGTCATCGGTTGAATGATCTTGAGTAATCTTGTGGCCATTAAGCAAGGAGATCAATTTTGCTTAACGGTACGACAGCACTCTGTCGAAATCGCATCGTACATGAACTGCAAATTTGTAATCTTTAGTAGAAATCTCGAAAAAATTGTTGCATTCTAGGCATTTTGTTGCATCCTTTTATAGGAGATGTTGGCTTCTGTGAATGGCACTTTTTCATAGGTGCGATCGCTAATGTTGACCAACGCTAGTGACCCGATCTACTTGAAACATTCTCGTCAGACAGGCAATACTGCTGGCCTGGGTGATCTGCCCGCCACGAGCAATGATGATCTGGAGACTTGGTTGAGCAACCGAGAGGGCAACATCTGCAAGTGGCATCAAGGTGAAATCACGCTGAGTTCAGGACAATTGCGATGGCCCCAAAATCCACTTCCCTCGATTTGCCCGCTTTCATCACTGCCGCGACAGCGACGGCTAAAGCGACTCAGCGCGATCACCTGCCGGATGCGACCCCAACTGCTTCGGTGTCTTATGCGGTAAAACAGTCGGCTTCAGCAGAGCAAGCCGCTTTACCTTTGCTCCCTCGTGCCCAGCGTCCGAGCTTTAGCAGCCACCGCAATGACGCCAATGCGGCCCTTGCCCTCGATCTATTGGCAGACGTGCAGGGGGCGATCGTCGGTTGGCATCAAGCTCTGCGCGATATTCTGCTCGAAATTCAAGCACTGTATATGTCTGGCCCCATCGTGGATGGCTGGTTAGAATCCACCAACCGTCAGACGAATCAAACCGCTCTGGACGAACACGCTGCGATTTTGCGCCACGGCGACCCTGAGCAGGTGGCCGCATATGTGGAAAAACTGGCACAACAGGCCCAAGCCGACGCCACAACCCAAGGGACCCAATATCGCTTATGTACCCTGGATGCCGAGGGCCAAATGCAGTGTGAAGATTGTCCACCCGATCAGCTAGGGGTAATTAGTCAGGCGATCGCCCGTAATCAAAAACTGCGTCAGCTAGTGAGTCAAAAGCAATATCTCGAAGCCAAACTTAAGCGGGCTGCCGAAGCACTTGAGGTCACCCGCAAAGCGCTGGATATTCGCCATGATCCTGGCTCTGCGGCCAGTTAGGGGAATTAGTCAGGCGATCGCGCTCTTCATCTCTAGGCTACAAAATATGAAACCGGGAAGGAGCTTAGCCCCTTCCCGGTCTGCATCTGATGGGTGAGTTGCGGGTATCGACCCTTAACGCTTCACCAGCTTCTTCGACATCTTCCGCAGGCGAATCGATTCTGGCGTCACTTCCACCATCTCATCAGAGCTGATGTATTCCAAAGCCCGTTCTAGACTCATCTCGACCGGCGTTTGCAACTGCACGAGTTCATCGCCCGTGGCTGAACGGTGGTTGGTGAGCTGCTTGGTTTTGCAGACGTTCAGTTCCAGGTCTTGGGGACGATTGTTTTCCCCAATGATCATGCCTTTGTAGACCTTGGTGCCGGGAGTGATGAAGAAGACGCCGCGATCCTCGGCATTTTTCAGTGCATAGAAGGTTGCTGTTCCTTCTTCAAAGGCGATGAGTACACCGTTGCGGCGGGTTTCGAGTTCGCCGCTCATGGGGCGATATTCCAAGAAGCTGTGGTTCATGAGCCCCTCGCCTCGGGAAAGGCGCATAAAATCGCCCCGGAAGCCAATCAGGCCGCGAGCGGGGACTACAAACTCCAGCGTCGATCGCCCGGTGCCGGTCACGCGCATATCCTGCATTTCACCGCGCCGCTGACCCAGCCGCTCCATACAGCCACCGACGGCATCTTCCGGAACATCTAGCACTACCAGCTCATAGGGCTCGCAGGGTTGGCCGTTCATTTCTCGATAAATGACCTGGGGCTGCGAGACTTGAAACTCGTAACCTTCGCGGCGCATATTTTCAATCAAAATGCCCAAGTGCAGTTCGCCTCGGCCCGACACGGAGAAGCGATCGGGGGAATCGGTGGGTTCGACCCGCAGCGCGACGTTCGTTTCGAGTTCGCGCATGAGGCGATCGCGCAATTGCCGTGAGGTAACGAATTTGCCCTCTTGTCCTGCAAAGGGGGAGTCATTGACTGCGAAGGTCATGCTCAAGGTGGGCTCGTCAACGCTAATCAACGGCAGGGGTTCCGGTTCATCGGGACAGGCAATAGTTTCGCCAATATTGGCATCAGCAAAGCCTGCGATCGCCACAATCTGTCCGGCACTCGCCTCCTCAATTTCGATGCGCTGCAGACCTTCAAAGCCCAGCAGCTTCGTGATTTTAGA encodes the following:
- the recG gene encoding ATP-dependent DNA helicase RecG; its protein translation is MSEVPTNDKTPDWSRLQRALMVEAERGFNDLEGHQQRFSEFLHGELASPPEPLSEDKRGVWRSLAADYRRYGEMSFAARQYLVAETRKTIYETQKSLEQATPAAKTQKSTAKAAAGKSSRAGNQNSQEKSGRSPATHSAFSSKTPPLEQPVTYLKGVGPKNAERLAKLGIFTALDLLHYYPRDYINYAQQVAIRELQPGETVTLVGTVTRSTCFSSPKNPNLTIQELVLKDSTGQLRITKFWPGKRFRNAGWQQGQKRKYPTGAIVAASGLVKKNKYGITLDSPDLEVLDGPDGDPESLTVGRIVPVYPLTEGVGATLVRRAVASAMPAAIELVDPLPEAIRQEFGLVPLPVAIAHIHFPKDEEGLQEARHRLVFDEFFYLQLGLLRRRQERRKEATSVILPPTGALIDQFYDNLPFAFTGAQQRVVNEILTDIQQPTPMNRLVQGDVGSGKTVVAVVAILAAIQAGYQAALMAPTEVLAEQHYRKLVGWFNALNLPVELLTGSTRTAKRKQIHSELLTGELPLLVGTHALIEDPVQFQRLGLVAIDEQHRFGVQQRARLQRKGDNPHVLTLTATPIPRTLALTLHGDLEVSQIDELPPGRKAIKTTLLRGRDRNHAYDLIRREIAQRRQVYIVLPLVEESEKLDLRSAIDEHQRLQEVIFPEFKVGLLHGRMSSAEKDDAISQFRDGHTHILVSTTVVEVGVDVPNATVMLIEHAERFGLSQLHQLRGRVGRGAAQSFCLLMSSTRNDLALQRLKVLEDSQDGFFISEMDMRFRGPGEVLGTRQSGLPDFALASLVADQDALAIARKAAESLIEQDAELTHLPILRKELQRRYEKLMGGAILT
- the crtD gene encoding C-3',4' desaturase CrtD, with product MVAGHSKQERVVVIGGGIGGLTAAALLAHRGYDVITFDQAIVPGGCASTFRRRGFTFDVGATQVAGLEPGGIHHEIFAELDIPLPAATHCDPACAVYLPGESEAISVWRDRQAWQAERQRQFPGSEPFWQLLNTLFQASWRFQGREPVLPPRNAWDVWQLVSAVRPDTLVTAPFTFSTVGQLLKAFGLASDRRLKTFLDMQLKLYSQVNADETALLYAATALGVSQAPQGLFHLEGSMQVLSDRLVAALERDGGKLLMRHSVEQIHTQNNQVTGVTVRSQKTGQTWTEPADIVVGNVTVQSLVKLLGDDAPQGYRQRVEKLEDSSGAFVVYLGVDQAAIPADCPPHLQFLYDYDAPIGENNSLFVSVSRPGDGRAPDGKATIIASSFTDLTQWQQADDYAALKQQYTDTAIARLGQFFDLRPDHLVHVEAGTPRTFERFTARDRGAVGGLGMRVSTFGPFGFANRTPFQNLWLVGDCTHPGEGTAGVSYSAQTAVRQIEAWLR
- a CDS encoding sensor domain-containing protein codes for the protein MSERLTYEELEQRVRALEASQTLRSQSLMGELLESIQAGVVVHDGNGTVINSNTIAQSMLGLTSEQMLGKELTDPAWTFLREDGSPLPVEEYPAARVLATQKTVHNLVVGIQHGPTAEPIWVLNSAHPEFDETGHLCQIVTTFMDISPLKKGEEQYRNLFENMMHEVHLWQLVRDEQGAIQTWRLLEANPAALNAWGKKRSEVVGKTTNEIFAYDATAQFMPIVQKIFAEGKPYTWEAYFPPTDQFFHMTSVPFGEYFMSTGVDITQRKQIQLALEQELLLSKTLFNVSIDGIVLLNHQGNVLQASHSFAQMLGYSLAETGTLNVVDWDAQFSRAELQAILEDEVLLPPRFETQHRRQDGSVCDVEISYSREVLNGEAVHFCICRDVSDRKQAEAERNRLLAVLEASLNEIYLFWSDTLKFEYANQGALENLGYSLEQLQQKTPLDIMPELSAPELAQQLTPLRQDQVSKLHFETVHQRADGSCYPVDVYLQTTHYGGQPAFLAIALDISDRKRAEAQLIHQALHDSLTDLPNRTLLNDRLELALKRAQQSATYQFAVLFLDLDQFKVVNDSLGHQVGDELLIHVAQKLQTIIRPADIAARPGGDEFVILLEHLSDLQAATQIAERILADFEHPIAMSDHSIFITTSIGLVWGDRHYNEASSLLRDADIALYRAKAAGRGGYAIFDGDMHVQAMKRMQLEHDLRVAVAQQVFALHYQPIVDLKTQQITGFEALIRWDHPTRGFISPDEFIPVAEETGMIAPISRWVLQTACEQAAQWRSQWPHRHHLRMSINLSGYDLRQATLVETVQHVLTQTQLPAHILTLEITESMLIEDIETAIERLLQLQELGVRISIDDFGTGYSSLSYLYNLPANYLKIDKSFVSQMQLGNTNYKIVEAVVTLSDQLGLAAIAEGIETPQQLNWLEALGCELGQGYLLSRPLSTEAATALLSAQST
- the typA gene encoding translational GTPase TypA yields the protein MTLPIRNVAIIAHVDHGKTTLVDALLKQSGIFREGEEIPDCVMDSNDLERERGITILSKNTAVRYQDTLINIVDTPGHADFGGEVERVLGMVDGCILIVDANEGPMPQTRFVLKKALEKGLRPIVVLNKIDRPQADPHNAINKVLDLFIELGADDDQCEFPYLYASGLSEFAKKELDDEDKDMQPLFEAILDHVPPPVGDPAKPFQLQVTTLDYSEYLGRIVIGKIHNGTIQMGQQAVLIDREGKHNKSKITKLLGFEGLQRIEIEEASAGQIVAIAGFADANIGETIACPDEPEPLPLISVDEPTLSMTFAVNDSPFAGQEGKFVTSRQLRDRLMRELETNVALRVEPTDSPDRFSVSGRGELHLGILIENMRREGYEFQVSQPQVIYREMNGQPCEPYELVVLDVPEDAVGGCMERLGQRRGEMQDMRVTGTGRSTLEFVVPARGLIGFRGDFMRLSRGEGLMNHSFLEYRPMSGELETRRNGVLIAFEEGTATFYALKNAEDRGVFFITPGTKVYKGMIIGENNRPQDLELNVCKTKQLTNHRSATGDELVQLQTPVEMSLERALEYISSDEMVEVTPESIRLRKMSKKLVKR